gagatatactaaaagaaaaaagaaaaagacagggtttttttccctctaaaaaaAGGTAcgaaaagtagaaaaattaaaaagaagcaaacttcTCATATGTGATTAAATGTACAAAGTCTCCAAGGCACAAGTTTCCGTGAAGTAGCCGGTTATACACTGAGCGCACAGCAAAGCAGGCAGTGAAGCAGATGTTGTTCTCTAACTAGGAACCTAGGCAGGTTAGTGGAGGAGGCTTTCCTTTCACAGCTTGGTAAGTAGTGCCTGCTGCCAAAGAGCCAAGATTACCGTGGTTCTGCAGCTGCCAACTTGCAGGAAATTCTGTCTTCTGCTGACTGGCACCGCCGAGGGCAGAGATGATACTCCTGCCTTCCTGTGGCCGACCTGAGGCTGCTGCTGGACATTTTGTCCTAACCAGACCCTCCTGTGCCCGGTGGAGGcctccgggggtgggggtggggcaactgAAGGCTGCGTAAAGCGATGCCACGGGGTGCTCATCCATccacctccctcctgcccttcaCAGGATGAGATTCCCTGGCTTTCATTTTGTCTTAAAGTCTACTCTTCGCCCAAATGACTTcattaattaaagataaaataacacAGAACATAAATACATCTTCAAcagatttcaaaaacaaacacGTTTaagccttaaaataaaaattacaaaaaaaaaaaaaaaaaagacacgggAAGTGTTCACCTCAGCCAAACCGTTCTGGGCAGAACTGTGGTAATGAGAAACCCCACCATCTCACATTGGTCCCAAGAGGTGGCCGCGTGAATGTATCCTCGAGCATCCACAGATGTGCCGTCATGCTCTCTCACCATGGGAACACCATCCGCTGGTCCCGGGGAGTTCTTGGCTAGGCTGGTAAGGGCCTGAGGCCCCTTCTCCCCTTTGTCCTTAGCTGTAGCCGTCTTCTCATCCACCGAGATGCAAAATCCAGGAGCTAGGTACACGCTTATCCAAACAGGAAGAGCAACAGAATGGCCCGTTTAGGAAGTTACCGGTCAcctcagagaaagaagaggaggaggagagagagctctGTCCCCTGGCAGGAGTTTGGCTATCCAGAGGCAAAAGGACACATAGGGTGACAAAGCCTGGCTTCCTGCAGATTCAGCAGGCACTTGACGGAGTGGGGCCATGCTGGCTGCCTCCAGCCTCTACCTAGTACACTTCTGGAAGACCTCAAAGACCTGGCTACACTTCGTGAATGCTGAGTCCTCCAGGAGGCAGCAGCCTCAGGGCCGGGTCAGGGTGGTGTACACAGGCTGGTCCCAGTTGCTGCTGGGACTGTGTGCAGGCGGCATGGAGAGCCCATTGAGCAGCGGAGAGGCATAGGGCCGGCGGGATGAGTGGAAATAAGGATATTGGTAGAGGCTGGGAGGGTAGCCAGGGTAGGGGCTGTAGTAGTTAGAAGCCTGCAGGTCAGTGTAGTCACACTGTGCACTGGCGAAGGAGCTGGCAGCTGTGGCAGAGGCAGCCGTGGTGACACTGGCCTGGGCACTGTAGGAGCCGTAGTCAGCACGGCCAGGTGAGCCATGTGACTGGTCGTTGTAGTGGCTGGGACTCAACTGCTCCGTCTTGATATGTGGCCGAAGGGGTCCTGCCTCTGTGGGTGAGGCTGAGGCCGAGGGAGCTCCCTTGTGGGCCCACACAGGGGACACGCCTATGCCAGTTGCTCCGGAGTGGGGGTAGGAAGTTCCCCCataggagccagaggcagtggccTGGCTGGGCTCTGTGGGCAGGCCTGAATGGCCATTGAGGGGCAAGTATTGGTCAAACTCGTGAACATCGAAGGTATCCATGTTACTGATAACTTCGCTGCTGAGCTCCGAGATGTCCACGTTGCTGAAGTCGATGTTCTGGCGCCCGCTGTCCACCAGGCGGCGCCCTTCCAGCCTTAGCTCTTGCTTGCCTCCACTGCTGGCCTGGTGTAGGTCTGTcttgggggtggtgggtggggtgggcggcCCATTGGTCTGGCCTGAGGAAGAAAGTATATTGCAAGGATGAATGCCCCTTCTGTGGGACCAGGGTGGAGCTGGTGGGTGACACCAAGAACCCTGGTAACTACCACAGGTACGAATCAACGGCTTTTTGTTTCCTTACTTTTCCAGAAATTCCTGCAGACTCAGACCTAGCCCTCACATACTGGCTGAGAAAATTCCGTTAAGCACTGTGCTGTGGGAATACCCAAGGCCCCTCCCTGAAGACCTGGGTGGGGGATGGAAGGTGGCCAGCCAGCCCCACCAGAACTAGTATTAATGGGGCACTCTTGGAATGCTTGGCCCCGGGCACAGGCCCAAGGTGAACCCACACAACCCTGTTCTCCCCCATCACAGCCGAGTGAACGGAAGCTCACCGCCAGCCTCCAGCTTCACTGGGGCTCCTTAGCTGCTGGGACCCCACCCACCAGCCTGTTTCTGAAACTGGGGCTGTCGACCCATGCTGCTGTCACCGAAGAGTGGAGGCAGATTGCGAGTGAGTCGCACTGAAGATAACacatctccagagtgctggatggGGCTGTGCAGCCCCTCCTTTTGtgcaccaaaaaaataaataaataaaattaaaaaataaaaataaaaataaaaaaaagctatACCCAGAGACTTTGTCAAGGGACCAGGGAAAGTCCAACCCTCTGCAGATTGCCCACCATGGAGGGAAGACCTTGCCACCCTCCAGGTCTCTCCCCACACTAAGGGTTCTGGAGCCCACCTGTGTGGTCGCTGTGGTGATGCGCATCGCTGAGCACTACATCAGCTTTGTACATGGGACCACCAGGGTGGTGGCCCAGTTCGGTGCCAGAGTCCGAGTCACCCCGGCCAGTCTTCACACTCTTTCTTCGTCGTGGCTGGTATTTGTAATCTGGGTGGTCTTTCTTGTGTTGGACACGGAGCCTCTCAGCCTCCTCCACAAAAGGACGCTTCTCGTTTTCACTCAGCAAGCTGCAGAGAACACAGCGGGGCAAGGATGGCCACAGAGTTCCAGGGTTGCCAAAGGCCCAGAcagtacctgcacacacacactgctgtagGAGCTGGCCTGGAGTCAGATGGAAGGAGCACAGGACAGGATGCTGGAGAGACCAGGATACCCTCTAGTGGGTAACCTGCACCTCCGTGCTGAGAAGCCAAGCACCAGTGGGGCAGAACCCAATAGGCCTGTGTGCTGAGGACtgtgtgtttttcgagacagagtttctctgtgtagccttggctgtcctggactcgctttgtagaccaggctggcctcgaacttacagtgatccacttgcctctgcctcccgagtgctgggattaaaggcgtgcgccaccacgcctggctggactGTGTGTTCTTTATAGTCCAAGGAACAAGAAAAAACCCTAATTCTCCATCTTTCTTGAGGTCCCCCCTCTCCACCCCATTTGCTCATCCAACCCAGCCCCTTCTCTCAGTCTCTCtaaaggaggaaggcaggaccCAGTGAAAACTACACTTCGACAAAGGCAAGGTTTCCTGGGAGCCAGCCATGACTCAAGGCAGCTGGGTTTGCTGTCCCAAGCTTCCAGTAGTGAAGGCAAAAATCCTGGAGACTActttgaaagcacacacacacacacacacacacacacacacacacacacacacacacacaccccaagaatCTCTCGCATCGCATCTCAGCTTGTGAGCAAAGCTGAGAGAGGGCAAGACAGCCTGACTGTCCTGCTCAGCCCAGTGTTAACTGTTTCAAACTCAAGGCATCCTGGGAGGTTCCTGAGTCTTCTTCGATAACGCCTGCCTTTCTCATGCCAAAGTACCCACTAAGCCTCTCTCACTTTTCAcccactctttccttcctcaatTCCAGGTTGGTGTGACCTGGGAGATGTACCTGGGGCCATGACAGCCAGCAGATTTGGACTCCTCGTAGCTATCTCAGTTTTTGCCAGGGACAAAGCAGCTTGATGCCTGCCCCTATGCCTACAGGCCTTGGAGGGCCACTCAAAGCGGGATCACCAGTTTTGCAGTTCTCAGCAGGATATcccaggagaggagaaaaggctggAGGGTCACACTCCAAGCACTAGCCTGGGACTATCTCCAAGGTCCTACACCTGGTCTCTGTTGACCAGAAGGTGTTTTTCCATCAGACCCACCCTGGAACTAGCCCAGGAGCACAGCCCAAGCTTGGGCACGATGCCACCCCCTTCAGTCCGTAAACTCCCTTCCTCAGCCAGAGTGTCAAGAGTCCCCACACTCACCGCCACAGCTTGCCCAAGGTCTTGCTGAGTTCTGCGTTATGGAGATGCGGGTATTGGTCCGCCAGCTTGCGGCGCGCCGCCTGCGCCCACACCATGAAGGCGTTCATGGGCCGCTTCACGTGTGGCTTAGCCTTGAGCGTGCCGCCACCACCGCCGCGCACGGGCATAGGCACCAGACTCCAGTCATAGCCCTTAAGCACCTGCGACACGGCATCACGGATGCAGGCTGGGAAGCGTTCGTCCGCTGCCTCAGCAGTATCCCCTCGGCCGCCGCCCCCCGCGCGGCCCAGGCCTTCCGATCCCGCGGGCGACGGCGGCGCGTCGGAGTCTGAATCTTCCACGTGTGACATGGAGCTAGCGGTGCCAGAAGGGCTGCAGGGCGGCTGGGCGCGGGCCTCACTCATGTCCAGCATCGGGGCCACGCGCGGAGGGGCCACTCAGTGGGGATGGACGCAGGGGTCGCGCCCGGTCACGCTGTGGACGGACACTCTGGAATCCAAGGTTGCCACCTAGGACCCAATCTTTGTCCTCGACGCAGGCgcccagctgctgctcctccgCCGCGGCAGCTCAGTCTCAGTTCTGGGACTCGCAACAAGTTTCTTTAAGCCGCGGCCGAAACCCCGCCTCTCCCGGCCCGGGTTGGCAGGCGCGCCACGCCCCTAATCCAAGGATCCCGCCCCACCCTCCGCACCACGTGGGCCAGGCGTCCTGCAGCCTGGTCCCGCGACTGAGGCAAGGTCAGAGGGCTAAGGGTGACTTACTCCCCGGTGCCGGGTTCTCTGCAGCGTGGCTCGACTTTTGGACAGCAGGCAAGGATGCTAATCCACAGGGCCCCTGAGCCAGACATACCTCCTTCCACTGTGGAGCTCGAATCAGCTATTGCTACCAAATCCGGGTTCTGCCCGCAGGGTGGCGCAGTGACAGGAGGCACCAGGTGACCCTGGTAAACTCACCCTCCTAGGTGAGCTGGAGGACACCCCGACCCCCCGACCAGAAAGAGGTGGAAGGGCAGGGGCGCTGGGCGGGGTAGCTCTGGCCCGGGCTGCTTAGTCCCTGGGGCGGTCAGGCGGATGGCCGGGCCGGACGCGGGGGCTCGGGATCTTCCGGGTATGACCTACGGCGGGGGCGCGGAGGCCCTGGCGGGCGGGCCTGGGTGGTCTGGCGGAGGCGGAGGCCACGCTGGGCCGCTTCTCCTCAGCgcctggagaggaggagagcgCTCTGGGTCGGAGAGGGGACGTTTCTCCCGAAGGCAGAGCCAAGCCGGGACTCTGAGCCGCGCCCGAGGTCGCCCCCGCGAGTTGGCTCCGGGCCCAGAGGTCTCCAAGGGCAGCTAGGATTCTCTCGCCAAACTCCGTGGAGGCGACCTATCTGCCACCCTAAGTTCGTCGGGAGAGTATCGAGCTGTGACTCGCGAGAGCCAGGTGACCCTAAACAAGTGGAGGAGGCAGCAGGGAAGAAATGTGGTCTCTAATTATCCCCAACTCCAGCCAAGCCAAGAATGGTCCCCTAACCTCCAGGTCAGGGATCCCAGCGTTCAGTCAGCCTTTGCCTGCTGACCTGGAAAGGACCAGAGCTGTGCAATTGTAGCCTTAGGGAATCTACACCTCTTGACAGGAAGGAGGAGGTCCAGGGCCCTGCCACCTGCTGAGGGGACAGCTAAGGAAAAGAAACTACCTTAGTTGTGACCTTATTCTAATTGTACTGTatgtgtgcaccgtgtgtgtgtgtgtgtgtgtgtgtgtgtgtgtgtgttgcgtggGTGGAGAGCTGGCTGCCATTGCCTGCCGAACTCTTCCCTTATTTTAACTGTCACCTGCCGAGAAAGACCCTTCCCTGTGCATCTACAGTGGCTGTCCTTTGCCTTGGGGATCCCTCCTCAGGGCCCCACCTCTGGGAAAGGAAATAAGTGTCTTGGAGGCATAAAGACCCCTGCGGTCTACTGCACGGCCATAGCACCATCCATACAAGCATACTTCTGTCTTAGTGGGCAGAGCTGAGCGTGGAAACCAGGCCCACACCTTCTTCCTCTCAGGGTCAGACCCCTAAGGTCTCAGGTCCCAATCCTCTGTGCCTCCGTGGACCCATGCCCTCCACTTTAATAGAAACGCACAGAGCTGAGTTTTCACTGGGTACCCAGGCTCTTAGTGCAGCTTCTTCCTGGCCCCCACCCATGGGGCCAGAGTATACTCTTTCTCAGATCTGACCATGAgttcatcctgcctctgcctacagttTGCACTCTCCTGTCCCTGGGGGGCTGTAGTGATTCCCTGAAGCCCAGGGGACTTGATGGTCAGCCCCTGCCGTACAGACCACTGTAGGCTGTCAGGAACTGATCCAGCCCTGCCCAGTAGTACAAGTGGTGCCCTGAGCTCTTCCAGACTGTGTATTCAGAATTGAGCCCAGTACAAACTGCGGGCACGCAGGTGGTGCTCCAAGCCCGTGTCAGACTCATTGTTGGGTCATCTTGAAAGACCAGCACATCGTCCAGGTCTTTAGACTCCTTTCAAGCTGCTTAGTTCACACCCTCAGCCACCAGACAGACACGAAGCTAtggcttccaaaatgaaagataTTCAGGGTGAACACGTGTGTTCCCTAGGACTGGTCAAACACAGCATTATGCCAGGGTCTCCTAGGACCCAACCACCAGGACCCTGCTATATAGAGTCCCTGACCTCGAGTTCCTAGTGTTGAGATGCGCCCTGTAGGAAGGAAGGCTTTCAGAAGAGTGGTCCCAGAAATCTCCAGGATGTGATGGTTTAGCTGAGATCTGAAGCTTGTTGCTTCtatgaaaggaggaaagagtagTCCCTGCGGGTGGCGtcatgtgcaaaggccctgcaGCCCCCAAATAGCACAGGGCATTTGATAGTACAGGAATCTACGGTTCTTTAAAACTTGCGTGGAAACTGTTGGAACCACCTCTCCATTTACCTTGTGGGCCACTGGGCCTTGTCTGGGTGTGGaccagttcctcctcctcttagctttttttttttttttttttccttcccccacccgCCTTCTTGGCTGATGCTGGTTTTGCCCGAGTTTGCATGACCTGCCCCATGGCCTGGGACTTCCCcattatcatgtggtttttgtagTTCTACAGTAAGGATCTCATTGACTACACTCTGTCCAGGTGCCCGTTCCTTGGAGCCTGGGGAAGGGTCATGGAGTGGGTCTGTGACCCTCAGGTTGGCTTGTGTGTCCTCACCTCTGGCCTGtttctccctctgcccctgcACCCAGAGCTGTAGGTCCTGGAGATTTTTAATTGCTGACATTGGGCCTGGAAGAAGCGAAACGTGGAGGCAACAAAGAGTGAACTCAGAGCAGGGATCCCGGAGACTGGTGCCCTGCCCACTGCGTTcccagaggtgggggagggcctCAGTGGCTCTACTTGTCACTCCCAGAAGGCTGGCCTCCTAGGAACATGCTCAGGGCGTTGGGCCAAGTACTCTGCCTCCCACCCCGTCTCAAGTCAGTGGGCTCAGGGATGCTGTCAGCTGGCTGCAGTGGAAACTGCAGTTGGGGATCAGAGCTAGCCCCTCAATAGAACTGCCATCAATTATAGGGGAGCTTCTGGTGTTCGTTTTACCCACCTCTCTGATGCCCCATTCTCCGTCTCTCAGACCTACAGGAGCAGTTTTCCTGCCATACCACACCTGCAGCCTACTTCTGTACCATGTAATGCTATACTGTGTTCCCAACATGCCTCTGGCTGCAGGGCAGCGGCTTTGGTGTCTGATGCCCCTTAGGAGGCACACTGCTTTGGGAGTGACCCTGGTGACAGCAGGGTGGGACACCCTGCCTGGCTGTTCTCAGTGTGAAAGGATTCTGGAAAGGGGCTGTATTTAACCTGTGCAATGGAGTGCAATACTTATCCTCTGCAATGTGACAGGTGTGTTTGGAGAGCAGAAGTGTCTGGAGCAGCTCTTGTAACCACTTCCTTGCACCATTGCCTCTAGGGGTCCTTGGCTCCTGAGTTTCAAGCTTGGGCTCCATCCTTCACCCTATCAGGGCCCTGGGTGGAGCTGACTCTGGACAGTATACAGTGGGTCTTGATGTTTCCTCCCTGGCATTGGACAGTTGGTGCTTTTGAAGCCAAAGCCATCCTCAGTAGAGTCCTCGGGGCACTCAAGCAGCTTTTCCTGGGTGGAAGTGAACTCCATGCAGCCCTCAGCCAAGGTACCGGCATCTGTTCCTGGCATGGTGAAGTCTGGTGACACTAAGTTGGACTTTGAAAGGCAGAACCCTGTTTCCAGATTAGTAAAGCAACACAGGTGGGCAGGAAGCCGTGCTGGATCTGAAGAGTGGAGCTTGGGAGGACGAACACAGCATTCAAGTAGCCCATGAGTTTCTGAGTCCCACTATGTCTGCTCCAGGCCGTTATGTCTCAGTTCTGCGGAGCTCAACACCCATAGGGGTTTGGCATGCAGCAGGTAATGGGGAAAGGCCAGCATCAGGGCAGTGTAGGGTTCCTGGGTGAGTACCAGGCAAGGAGCTGGAGATCCAGATGTCTAGTATCAGAATGAGCCTTTCACAAATAGCTCCAACAGCCCAAATCTCCTCTGCCATGATTTAAGGTTCCAGATACCTATCAGTGCCCAGGGCAAATCAAACACACCTATCAGTAAATGGTTTTCTGCTGTCGGCCTGCATTTCTTCCCTTGAATGTGGTAAGGGAGGTTTCAGTTAGAGCCCAGAAGGCCGTACACtgctgttttttgggttttgtttttgtttttgtttttttgagacagggtctctcagtgcagccttggctgtcctggacttgctttgtagaccagggtggccttgaactcgtagcaatcctcctgcctctgcctcccgagcactgggattaaaggcattataCGCTGCTGTTTGGGGCTGTTTGTTATGCAGCATTAGTGGGGCAGTTGGTGGCTGACTGAGTGACACTATGGCTCTGTGGGCAGAGTCCAGCCCATGGGTCTCTGGGTTCTGACCTCTGGGATGGAACTTTCCAAGAATCCTTTCCGTTCAGAGCACAGCTCACAGCATGCTCTGCTGCAGGGCCCTACCCCAGACACTTTACTTCCATTctaccttgaactcacagctgctgCTGGAACACACAAGGCTTCATCTCCCTGGGGTGCAGGGGAAGCTGAGGGTGTGGCAGAAAAGGACAGTAGCCAAGAGAACAGCCGCGTGCGAGTCACAGTGTCAGTCCAGCCAGCAAATGGCATGACACCTGCTCACTGCCGCACCTGCTGGTCTCTGATGGGTTTTGGCCACTGGAcagttgggtgggggtggggtggcgacCAGCCCAACTGACCACTCTTCCAGGAGAAGGCAACAGATGTGGACCCTGCTCCCCTTTCACAAGCAGACTTCAAGACATGAAAAATTGGGGTAAATGAAGGGTGCACGATTATATTCAGCCCAAGCTGGGTTCTTGGGGAGCCAGAGACAGCTGCGACTGCTTGTCAGGGACAATAGCCCCAAGACAGTGGGGACTGCTGGGCTGGGGTGCCTGGGGACAGCTGGACGAGGTGCTGACAGAGGGCTCATTCCTCTGTGAAGCCGGTCCGCAGCTGCTGGGAGAGTTGCCAGCTAGCGGGCAGTGTGCCCTGTCCCCGTACCCTCTTAGCCACTGTGCTGGAGGCTTCAGGCAGCTGGGGCACAGGACCCAACTAGGAATGAGTGAGCCCCAGACCTCCAGAGACGCCAGCCGGGCCCTGAGATGGAAATCCCTCTTGGGACCCCTCCTCAGTTTTCCTAACTTTTTTGGAGCTCTCTGCCAGAGGACTCGGAGCCTCTCATCTTTTACTTATCTTAGTCCCCTCTGGCCTGCCAActtgactggttttttttttttgttttgttttgtttttttgtttttagtgcttGGCTAAAAGTGATGTTTATAAGCCTGCTTCGTGTTGGTGGCTTCTGAGGTGACAGGAGCAAATCTCAGCACCTCCCTTCCCCCCCGCAAACTTACACACCATGGCCTCCGCCTGTATATGAGTCCCCAGTCTCTTAGCTCTGTCCAGGTTTTACTTTCTATGTGGTCCGCAGCTGAATGTAGACCTATGCTCAGAACTGCCAGATGTTCTAACACTCAGACAAGCATGGTGCAAGCCACAGCTCACTCTGACCAGCTGAAGTGATGCCTTCCCTCAAGTGATTGTGAAACACTCCACTTAAAGGACATATTCAtagtttttgtttacttttttttttttttaattgtggtgAAGCCAGGTTTGGTGATGCACCTCTGTAAGCTAATACTTgcaagacaaaggcaggagggtggcttcaagttcaaggccagcttgagctacataatgaaacttgtctgaaagaaagaaagaaagaaaggaagaaaagaagaaagaaagaaaggaagaaaaagaaagagaaattaattcACATAAACCAAAGGACTAAGCGGCATGTAGGATATCAGCGTGGTCATGTATCCATCTAGTTTCAAAACATTCCAGAAGGAGTCTCCATAtcccctttttttcctcccccacccctccaaacGCCAAACTCCAAATCTGTCTTTCCCACTGGAAGTGCCTCTTTCCCAGGTTTCCTACAGCGTATCTGGCTTGTCTCAGCTCGAGGCTTTAGAATGCATCCATACTATATAGCATTTTCaacttcattcctttttatggGTGAATAATACATCAGTGGCATTTCAGCTAGCTCAGGCTtgctgtcatcctcctgcctcagcaccaccAGTACTAGgatcacaggtatgcaccatcacagCCTGCTCCCTGCTGTGCTTCTTATTAAATTTGGGCAGAAACGGGCAAGAACACTAGCCTCTTCTTGGCTCAACTCTGCCCCGTGTGACCTGCTTGAGAGCCAGTTCCCCATGGCACCCCAGGAAGGCGGGTGAGGGCCAAGAAACTTGAgccacagaggacacaggttcccTGCGGACCCTTCTGAAGGGCCTCGCCCACCGTGGGCAAACCCAGAGAGGGAGCCTAGAGCTGAGTCCCAGCCCCAGCTGGAGCGCTGGATGCTGGAACAAGAGGCCCATTTTATGCTCTGCACAATGCCCCATTGTGCCCTTCTGCAGGGAGGACAATGTTACCACCGAAAGGGGAAGCTGAGGACAAAGAGCCCTTTGTGAGGATGGTCCCCACCTGAGCAACAGCACCCAGGGTCACACCTGATGGCAGAGCAGCTCttcctctcccattcctccttcatATCTCTGGCTTCCAGAAATAACCTGAGGAAGCTGTGCAGACTTGAGCTGGCCTCTCTAAACAGCTCTGCCAGCTCATCCCATGCCTGGCACATGCCAGTGAGAAGGAGAGGTAGCGGTGAGGGTTCCTGTTGAAGGACCTGGATTCAGGATACACTGGTGTAACTGCTCTTTCAGTCTCTAAAGTTGTGAGACCTTGGGCAGATGCTgccctggcggggggggggggggggggggggggggagagctggCACGTGGGAAGTATTTGTATTACCCATTGCAACATCTGTAACGGGGCATATTTCACAGCTGGGCTCCCAAGGGAGCgtttctgaagaaaaagaaaaggaaacttaaaaaaaaaaaacaaaaaactcaccaCTTTATAGGACGTATTTATATGCTAGCACTCCAGTATCTGGGAGCCTGGAGGCTGGGGAGAACCCCAACAGCTGCACACCAGTCCTTACCCATGAGCTGCTCACTGTGGGTGTGGCGGTAGAAACACTAATGGGTTGTTTGACCATGCAAGCATTGGGAATTTATATGTCAAAACAGCAAGAGCAAAAAGGAGATGCTAATGACAAATTGTTAAAAGCAGTAGAGATAATTCACAAAGGCACTAGGTCTGCATAAAAGGTTCCGAAAGAGGAGTGAAGGAAGCCCTGCCACTATGCCAGTTGTTCCAGAGAGCTCTGTAGTTTGCCTGGCAACCCCTAGGGCTGGTGAtggcctctgccctgccctgcacactccttttctcctctggtttGGAGCACCTCTCCAGTGTCATTTGCATGCAGCGCCTGAGTAGCccctaacataaaaaaaaaaagttagtactAGGCATGTGGCCTGAAATATAAGCACGGAGGA
The genomic region above belongs to Acomys russatus chromosome 25, mAcoRus1.1, whole genome shotgun sequence and contains:
- the Sox8 gene encoding transcription factor SOX-8, with the protein product MLDMSEARAQPPCSPSGTASSMSHVEDSDSDAPPSPAGSEGLGRAGGGGRGDTAEAADERFPACIRDAVSQVLKGYDWSLVPMPVRGGGGGTLKAKPHVKRPMNAFMVWAQAARRKLADQYPHLHNAELSKTLGKLWRLLSENEKRPFVEEAERLRVQHKKDHPDYKYQPRRRKSVKTGRGDSDSGTELGHHPGGPMYKADVVLSDAHHHSDHTGQTNGPPTPPTTPKTDLHQASSGGKQELRLEGRRLVDSGRQNIDFSNVDISELSSEVISNMDTFDVHEFDQYLPLNGHSGLPTEPSQATASGSYGGTSYPHSGATGIGVSPVWAHKGAPSASASPTEAGPLRPHIKTEQLSPSHYNDQSHGSPGRADYGSYSAQASVTTAASATAASSFASAQCDYTDLQASNYYSPYPGYPPSLYQYPYFHSSRRPYASPLLNGLSMPPAHSPSSNWDQPVYTTLTRP